Genomic window (Zingiber officinale cultivar Zhangliang chromosome 2B, Zo_v1.1, whole genome shotgun sequence):
acaatgttttGAAAAATGAAACGACTCATTAAGTAGCTGCTATAAagtgaaatattttcttttaataatataaaaaaactaTATAAGCAAGTTACCTACCAAGTTATCTGAAAAATAGACAGTGGAGGGGAAAGACTTaccaagtagttgctacaatgttgtagtagctaaccGTCGAGTTAACTGCTAcagagttgtagcagctacttataGTTGCTATAACGTTATAACATCTAGTCGTGGAATTAATTAACAGTTTAGCACCCGAAAcatcaaataaaaatattcacagataaaatgatatataataggaatagaggagaggaaattacaacttaaaataaaATGACTTAGCTGCTACAGcattgtagctgctacaaggtgtagcagttaactgtcgaAATAGTTACTATAACGTGTAGCTTACCATCGAGTTAGCTGCAACAGTATTAtagcagctatcattccaagtagccgctacaacattgtagcagctaatattccaagtagctgctacaatgttgtagcagctaatattCCAAGTAATTGCTACAATACTGTAGCAGCTATCTCGACGGTTAGTTGCTACATCGTTATAGCAGCTgtcattccaagtagctgctacaatattttaaaaaatgaaatgacTTACCAAGTAGCTGCTATAAAGTGAAATATTTTCTTCTGATAATACAAAAAACTATATAAGCAAGTTACCTACAAATTATATAAGCAAAAAAACTAGTAGCATAGCAGTTAGGGCTTGTGTTTGGTAggatatatatatggtgcaaaaaAAGAAATTGTACGTAGCTGAAAAACAGACAGTAGAGGGGAAAGACTTACGATCGAGAATGGAGAAAGGGGGCTTTTACGCCAGGGTCGCCTTTATATTTGACGTGCAGTTTGGGGAGTTTCAGTTAGCTACAACGGAAGACAACGATGACAGAGAAGGAAGGAGCTAGAGAGAGAGAGGTGAGAGAAATTTAGAAATTAGAAAATTTCGCTTGGTGATGTTTTGAAAAAAAGGCCGAAAGAGATAAAGaataaatagaatattttttttaatgaaatcgaGTTAGCAATGTCACATCTGCACGTCGTGCACAAAACGTTGTTtagcatgtatatatatatatatatatatatatatatatatatatatatatatatatatatatatatatatatatatatatatatttttgttgaatgatgatagttgaatggaaaaaaaatatatatatattaatattgaaGATATTTGATTATTTAATGAGTATAAGTATACGAATGAATATATGATATCCGATGGATATAAGAACAAAGAATATGGAACCTGATCCGAATTTGACTCCGTTTTCATCTCTGTTTAAGATTGAAATTTATATAAGTATTTGTTTAGTTGGTTAAGGAATaatctttgattattatttttttttaaagaaaatctacAAAATAGTGATTCTCTCTTCTGATCTCCTACTTAAATATCTCATTATCGTTAACCGTGGGATAACAATCTACCAAGTCGATAATATAATCCATTTTTAGATTTCCTAAATCTTTATTAGAATTCCATTGGCATTGCGTTTGCTTGGGAGTGGGGATAGATGGTACATATCTACACAGGGTGACCTTCTGCTCAGATTAATGGGGAATAGCGCACAGTTCCCTTGCATATTCCCATTCACGTCCACTTCAAGGCCGTAAAGTTCATGTTGTGATCATCCTTTTGCAGAGAAAATATCTCCTCTCTTCGCAATTATTGTCATTTGCACACTGCATGCCATTTCACATGcttgtcttttattaatatatCCATGCAGAAAAAAATGAAGCCGCGTGATCGCGCAGGGGTTACTGATGTTGCTCCTTTATCAACTATAGAAAAaaagttcatttttttttctttccattaTGGGAGGAAGAATGGCAGCAGATTTTTTCCTCCCCTAGGAGTTGAATTTAGCTGGTAGGCCTTTTTGCTACTTGGTGACTGATTGATTGGCTTGAAAGGGACGGGAGAGGGAAATTGCAAGTGGATCTTTGCTTTTGACTCGAGCCAGCCGCAATAAAGCTGGATAAGTCCCTTTCCAATTCTAGACTCTAAAATGAGAGATGAGAAGCCAACGAGGAGAGGAAATCCGTGTAGAGAGATACGTTGGAATGGATGAGTAGTTAAAGTCATCTTCTTCTAATTGTTAGTCCCTGCAGCAATTAATTGATCGAGCATTTTGGGGCTGGATGTTACTGCTGCCGCTGCCACCGCCAGCCGCTCACCTATAAATTAGCCGTCCGAGTTCtgttctgatttctgattttgaATTTGAGGTGATGAATTAACTGCGCACTTTGCTATATCTAAGCTGGAATTCTGAATCTATTTGTTTCAGGGATCGAAGACGAAGAAGGATCACTGGCTTGTGGCTGTGTCGATTCATGGAAGAAGGTAACCGCCGCTTCAACCGGAAGCAATGCCGGCGGGCGCCAACAGGCGACGCCTTGGAAGTAAACAGCGGCCGCATTGTTCGGTCCAAAGAAAGGAGGGACAGGCACAGCAAGGTGTTAACGGCCAAGGGACTGCGCGACCGCCGCCTGCGCCTATCGGCGCACACCGCCATTCAATTTTACGACGTGCAGGACCGCCTCGGCTACGACCGCCCTAGCAAGGCCGTCGACTGGCTCATCCAGAACGCCAAGGTTGCCATCGACAAGCTCACGGCTCTGCCCGGCCACGGCCACGATGAAGAAACGCCAACGCCAGACGACGTCAGAATGATATGGTGGAACGCGACGGCCAACTCCTGCAACGCCGGTGGCGAGGAATTCGTTTACAATGTGGCCCTGCCGTCGTTGCCGGTGGCACTGCATCTTGTAAACAGGGAACCCCTTCAGTCCAGTAGTTGGCCTTCTCTTCTCGGATGGGCAAATGCTACTTCTTTCCATTCTCCGGCCGACGTGTCTGAGTGCTTCAATAGTTTCTCAGAATTCAACATGCCAACACGAATTGACGGCAGAGAGGAACAGAATCTTTGAGAATCTCATGTCTGTGAGATAACCTATGTTAAGCATCATCTTGAATCTTTGATCATTGTTAATTTAATGCAAGGTTTGAAGTTTTTATCAGTCTTGTTCTTGGGTAATTcattaaatagataaataaaatcaaCATCACAAGGATGATACAATATCAAGCGACAAATAAGAATGAGTCGATTGATAGAAATCTTACGATTGAAAACTGAACACTATCTGATCCCATTTCAGCTTAAAAGAGACTTGTTTCAACTTCCCACTCATCCACGCTGATCctgtccggaggctgagtcggatgaaggccggTCGCGATGTATTAGTTGTTGACGGAGAGTCGCGGTGCCTCAAGGATGACCTAGACGTGTGTAGGAACaagctcccacgggcggctgacgaggCTGCAGGTCTTGTACACACTCAGACGCTCCCACCTCACGTTAGAGGccagaaactagggaaaaagtccccgggtcagaccttccgatgcttaagtcaggtactttttccctggAAAATATAAGAGAAGAATCCGAAAAAGTGAAAGATTGGTGAAGAATGACGAGTGAGtgtacccgcgtacgaggaatcctCCCCTTTTTATGCACCAGCAAGGGCTTCTAGAACCTGCAAGcatgtcagaaaacgttagacgctggacTTTGTCCTGTAGTGAATGACACTTCTCTGACTATTATTGGCTATAAGGCATCTttttgtttaggaacctccgcctttacgcATATCCCCTGGTATGTGATAATTACCCCCTGACAGGTAGTTATGATTCCCTGACTCTTTTGTCGTTTAGCTCTTCCAGTCTATTATAGCCCGTATCTGCTTCACATCCCCCTGTTAGACCTGCTCCACTCTGTTAGCTTTGCCACCTAAATTAGGCCTTCGAACGTGTGTCTATGGCTTCGCGTCGTATCCCCGCAGATCTGCCGAGCCCTATCTGTGATACCTCCTGCCCTATGACTTGCTCCCCAGCTTTCATGATTCCCTGACTCCTTTGTCGTTTAGCTCCTCCGATCTATTATAGCCCGTATATGCTTCACATCCCCCTGTCAGACCTGCTCCACTCTGTTAGCTTTGCCACCTAAATCAGGCCTTCGAATGTGTGTCTATGGCTTCGCGTCGTATCCCCGCAGATCTGCCGAGCCCTATCTGTGATACCTACCCTGTGACCTGCTCCCTAGCTTTCATAATTCCCTgacttctttgtcgtttagctcCTCCGGTCTATTATAGCCCGTATATGCTTCACATCCCCCTGTCAGACCTGCTCCACTCTGTTAGCTTTGCTACCTAAATCAGGCCTTCGAACGTGTGTCTATGGCTTCGCGCCGTATCCCCGCAGATCTGTCAAGCCCTATCTGTGATACCTGCCCTATGCCCTGCTCTCCAGCCTTCAAACGCAAGCCTGCAGACCGAGCTGACTCTGATCAATTCTGCCGCCCCCGACCTGTACCCTGTGACTTGTACTCCGGGCCCCTTGATTAATATGTCTGCTCGATCTTTGACTACCACATATACCTGGCTCTTGACCGTCTCCTATGCTTGATTTTTGACCGCCAAGTCACCTTGgctattgactgccacatcatcttgactcTTGACTACCGCATCACCTTGTCCTTTGACTGTTGCATAGCCTTGACTCTTCTCCTGCCTTCTTCTAGGCCCCGCCACTACGCGCCGTATCACACGCCGTTCCTTGAAATTAATCTGAAATCAATCCATCCGAGAGGGAATTTAACAAGCAAAACAATCTAGTTTCCTAATAAACCTGCATTGCCTGATCACCGAACTGCTAAGGTGTGAGAAAACAGAGAACAGAAAGATCAGATATACAGCTGCCGGATAGAAACACCAGAGATTTGGTATTAGAGTGCCTACTGGTTTGAATGCGTTAGATTAATCTGCTATTAATGTCAATCATGTGATTTAGAGTGTTTTGGTCATTCATCTGTTATTAATGTCAGCTCAACTTTGAATGCATTAATTATATTGGATATCAGGGTTCAATTTTCCAAACTCTGGCAAGAATAGGAAGAGTTGTTTGGTGGATTTCCATGATTTTCCTCGCTATTGATAAGTTGACAGATGGTAATTTTAACTGATATTGCTATTGATTCTTCTCTCCTTGCAATTTCTTGGGGCTCTTTGCCTCTGGCCAAGTTGTACAAGTTTTAGAAGTCTACAAAATGGTATACATGAATcttaagagaaaaatatgattttaGTTTTATAACTTacctttttttaaattttcattctgTTAAAAGTTAATTTACACTTTTACTCCAGTAACTTAGTaatatcttttaattttattttttttttaaaaattaaaatttttaactggTAATCGCTTAGTTGGCGGTCATCAATTGCTtacatgagaaaaaaaatattgagaaaAATAAGACGCTGTTTCTCTCTAATCAGTCAGCATTTCACGTGAAAAAAAAACCGCCAAACTTAAACCcattctcccttctcctccttaaATCGACCTCCTACGCCAATCTCcattctcccttctcctcctctaaATCGCCCTTCCACCTCTCGACGCCGCCTCCTCACCGACCCCCGCAGGCTCCAGCGCCGATCGTGCTCTCCTTCCCTGCtcttgccttcttccttcttctcctaacGAAAAGCCTTTTTCTTCCACTGCCCCGCCGATGTCCCAACCTTCCGCCCCCTCCCCACCAACACTCGCAGTTATGCTCGCTCGCTCCATTTTACGTCATGCCAGTCGCCTATCCATTTCCTCCACCGTCGATGCATCGATAGCTCTTCGAATTGCTGTAGCGTTGAATGTGAAAAATTATGTATATATGATATATCTGCAAAACTCTAAGTTGGTGGTGTTCTGTTCTCAGCCAATAAAAAGATTCAAGTTCAAGAACAAGGAGAAACACATGGATGCACAACAAAACACCAACACAACAGCTCACACCAGATATACCAGAGAAAAGAGCCGCCAAGCGTGTGAAACACTTTGGGCTTAAGCATTATGCTGATAGGATTAATCTTGGAGAAGGAAAATAAATCCTATTAATTTTGTGTCCCAGATTTGATATGACCTTTGGATAACTTTGAAAGTTGATTATGGCCTTGCTGAAATAGCCGTACTACATGGAAGCTATGCTTTCCCACCGTCGTCCTACGAGTGTTGGTGGGGAGGGGGCGGAAGGTTGGGTCATCGGCGGGGCCAGTGGAAGAAAAGGGCGTTTCgttaggaggagaaggaagaaggcagaAGCAGGGAAGGAGAGCACGATCGGCGCTAGAGCCTGCGGGGGTCGGTGGGGAGGCGGCGTCAAGGGGTGGAAGGGCGATttagaggaggagaagagagaagggagaatGGAGATCAACGTAGGAGGAGTATTAACGTAGGAGGAGTATTAGCGTAGGTTTaagttcaacattttttttttcatgtgaaATGCTGACTGGTTAGAGAGAAGCAATGTCTTATTTTTCTCAATATTTTTTTCCACGTAAGCAATTAATGATTGTCAACTAAGTGATTACcggttaaaaattttaattttagaaaaaaaaattaattgaaaaatattactaaGTTACtggataaaaatataaattaatttttaacaggATGAAAATTGGAAAAAATTGTAAGTTACAGGATCAAAATCGTAATTTTCTCTGAATCTTAATTTTGACAAACATTTCCTCTACACAGGGTGCATCTCCTCAAAAAGACATCTATTCTGATCTTGCCATAAGAGGTATATCATGCAAGTGATCGCTAGGT
Coding sequences:
- the LOC122049339 gene encoding transcription factor PCF8-like, whose protein sequence is MEEGNRRFNRKQCRRAPTGDALEVNSGRIVRSKERRDRHSKVLTAKGLRDRRLRLSAHTAIQFYDVQDRLGYDRPSKAVDWLIQNAKVAIDKLTALPGHGHDEETPTPDDVRMIWWNATANSCNAGGEEFVYNVALPSLPVALHLVNREPLQSSSWPSLLGWANATSFHSPADVSECFNSFSEFNMPTRIDGREEQNL